Proteins encoded by one window of Cannabis sativa cultivar Pink pepper isolate KNU-18-1 chromosome 4, ASM2916894v1, whole genome shotgun sequence:
- the LOC115714874 gene encoding uncharacterized protein LOC115714874, with the protein MGNCQAAEAATVVIHHPANNKIDRIYWSVSAQEVMTSNPGHYVALVFTSPTLKSDNGSPLKQLKLLRPEDTLLIGQVYRLISFEDVLKEFAAKKSVKLGKLLKERGGVGLGLGPETRKRDSGTGPIPNNTNSLKSEPEIHRMGRNDVVVGSSSSGRGSVGRHYGVSGGGQWRPALQSISEVIGT; encoded by the exons ATGGGAAATTGTCAAGCGGCAGAGGCGGCGACGGTGGTGATTCATCATCCGGCGAATAACAAAATCGACCGGATTTACTGGTCGGTGAGTGCTCAAGAAGTCATGACATCCAACCCAGGTCATTACGTGGCTCTCGTCTTCACTTCACCGACCTTGAAATCTGACAACGGTTCGCCATTGAAGCAGCTCAAGCTTCTTCGACCCGAAGATACCTTGTTGATCGGTCAGGTTTATCGTTTAATCAGTTTTGAAg ATGTGTTGAAGGAGTTTGCAGCGAAGAAGAGCGTGAAACTAGGGAAGCTGTTGAAGGAGAGAGGAGGAGTTGGGCTTGGGCTTGGGCCGGAAACCAGGAAGAGAGATTCGGGTACTGGCCCGATTCCGAACAACACGAACTCACTCAag TCGGAACCTGAGATTCATCGCATGGGAAGAAACGACGTCGTCGTGGGTAGTAGTAGTAGTGGCAGAGGATCAGTTGGGAGGCACTACGGAGTTAGTGGTGGGGGGCAATGGAGACCAGCTTTGCAGAGCATTTCAGAGGTTATTGGAACTTGA
- the LOC115712518 gene encoding cyclin-D1-1, which translates to MSLSQDYSNFDLYCNELEASDDDYDDVVISHQVSSFNDHILSSNSDFLHNEATSIVNSFDSEVDQLQVLDSDMILRFRNDSGFVSARVEAVNWILKVHAYYQFRPETAYLSVNYYDRFLLSTTLPKGKGWPSQLLSVTCLSLAAKMEEISVPLLLDLQTKEPKFMFEPKTIQRMELIVMANLKWRLHLVTPFDFVHYFIWKLSSIGFQSEYQNHHHILISHTSNIIVLTCQVIEFLEFSPSTIGAAAVICAAEQYIDEYDQIWGCFHHRVSRERVRKCYNLMKHSICPLPQMKRPKLKPEPTCVSLLEVEPSKIGVTGT; encoded by the exons ATGTCTTTATCCCAAGATTATTCAAACTTTGATTTATATTGTAACGAATTAGAAGCTAGTGATGATGATTATGATGATGTCGTTATATCACATCAGGTTTCCAGCTTTAATGACCATATTCTTTCCTCAAATTCAGATTTTCTACACAATGAGGCGACTTCTATTGTTAACTCCTTTGATTCTGAAGTTGATCAACTTCAAGTTTTGGATTCTGATATGATCCTACGGTTTAGAAACGATTCTGGGTTTGTCTCAGCTCGAGTAGAGGCTGTCAATTGGATATTAAAG GTTCATGCTTACTACCAGTTTAGGCCTGAAACAGCATATCTTTCAGTCAATTATTACGACCGTTTTCTTCTCTCAACGACATTACcg AAAGGTAAAGGTTGGCCTTCACAGTTGTTATCAGTGACTTGTCTTTCTCTAGCTGCTAAAATGGAAGAAATAAGTGTTCCACTTCTACTAGATTTACAAACAAAAGAGCCCAAATTCATGTTTGAGCCCAAAACAATTCAGAGAATGGAGCTCATTGTAATGGCTAATCTCAAATGGAGATTACACTTAGTAACACCTTTTGATTTTGTCCATTACTTCATATGGAAACTTTCAAGTATTGGGTTTCAATCAGAATATCAAAATCATCATCACATTCTAATCTCTCATACCTCAAATATCATTGTACTAACATGCCAAG TGATAGAATTCCTCGAGTTTTCGCCGTCGACGATAGGTGCAGCCGCCGTGATCTGTGCAGCTGAGCAGTACATTGATGAGTATGATCAGATATGGGGATGCTTCCACCACAGAGTGAGCAGA GAAAGAGTTAGAAAATGTTACAACCTTATGAAGCATAGTATCTGCCCATTGCCACAGATGAAGAGGCCGAAATTGAAACCAGAGCCTACTTGTGTTAGCTTGCTTGAGGTTGAACCTTCCAAGATTGGGGTGACAGGaacttga